DNA from Dama dama isolate Ldn47 chromosome 5, ASM3311817v1, whole genome shotgun sequence:
CTCTCCAGAACCTCAGCTCAAAGGCATCGTCACCAAACTGTTCTGCCGCCAGGGTTTCTACCTCCAGGCGAATCCCGACGGGAGCATCCAGGGCACCCCAGAGGACACCAGCTCTTTCAGTGAGAGGGGAAGCCAGCTGCctggtgggaagggggagagcggGCACAGGCCATGATAATCCTATTCCCGCTTCAAGATCCATTGGCTCTTTGACTCCCAAGGGAAGAGCTGGAACtggaatgggtgtgtgtgtgtgtgtgtgtgtgtgtgtgtgtgtgtgtgctcagataGGAGTTGGAGGCCTGGGGTACTGAGGCTCCCTCTCTCTACCCCCAGCCCACTTCAACCTGATCCCTGTGGGGCTGCGAGTAGTCACCATCCAGAGTGCCAAGCTGGGTCACTACATGGCCATGAACGCTGAGGGGCTGCTCTACAGCTCGGTGAGACAAGGGGGTGGAGTGGCCTGGGGTCTGGTGACTCCTCTAGGACAGACTTCCCAACTACAGGTATTTTGCAGCTCAGGGCTCCCTCTCCCTCCAGCTCTTGCCAACACCCTGTCCTCATTGCCCGCTTGGGAGCACCTACTCTAGAGTCCCTTTAATCTCTCCTCCTGGAACAGCCCCCCACATGCCCCCAGGCTCTTTGAATGTCCAACTCCTTCAGCCTCTTAGGATCCCTGTGTCTCCTCCTACCTCCTCGAGACTTCATTATTACTCACTATCCCAGAGTCATTTGGGATATTGGGAAAGGATTCTGGAATTCCTCCAAGCAGGAATTTCCTCCAGGTCCCCTGGATGGTGAGAGGTTGGGAGTAGAGTAGAGAGACTGTATCTTCTTATTCCAGGCCCCCAGAAGTCTagttcctggcctttgggggccaCCAGATTCTTTCTCATCCTCCTTTGTCCCAGTGCCTGCATGGACTCAGCAGTTGGTTCTCCTTGCCTCAAATGTATTGATTGCATCCTGCCTTGTTCTTCCCGGGGCTCCCTTCCAGTCCAGTGATGtgtctttgtctgtctgtgtgtgccttTCTGGGTCTTTGTCTCCTCAGCCGCATTTCACAGCTGAGTGTCGCTTTAAGGAGTGCGTCTTTGAGAATTACTATGTCCTGTACGCCTCTGCTCTCTATCGCCAGCGCCGTTCTGGACGGGCCTGGTACCTGGGCCTGGATAAGGAGGGCCGAGTCATGAAGGGAAATCGAGTCAAGAAGACCAAGGCAGCTGCCCACTTTGTGCCCAAGCTCCTGGAGGGTGAGTATGGACCCTCTGGGAAGAGGCAGGCCACATGGGAGGGTATTGACTTTGACATGGACATTAAGTGACATACAGCTCAGGGGTTGTAAGTGTTTTAAGAAGACACCTGTTATGACAGGCCAAGCCAGGAAGACTTTGGCCTTGAGGGATTTGGGGAGATCTTTTGTGGGTTGGGGTTCCCAGAGGCTGCATGGAGGGGAAGGGAGCCTATTCAGAGCTCTCTGAGTGCCTAACTCTCCTTCCTGCTCCTCTCTCCCCGCTTCATAGTGGCCATGTACCGGGAGCCTTCTCTCCACAGTGTCCCTGAGACCTCCCCTTCCAGTCCCCCTGCCCCCTGAAATGTCATCCCTGGACTGGAGGCTCCCTGCACTCACACGGAGCCAGCCACCACTACAGCCTGTCTCCAAGCCCTGCTCCCGGCCCTGCTCTCACCGCCGCTGCCACACGCATGCCCTGTGCAGCCAGGTCCCACCAGGTGCTCTGCCCCGAGGGAGCCTAGGGGCCACTGTGACTTCTGGGCCTGCTGAGACCCTCAGACTCTTAGGCCCAGGGTGGGGAGTCAGAGAGGAAGATGTCTGGAAATGGTCCTGGCTGATCACTTCTTTCCTTCCATGCTCACACCCTCCAAAACCTTTTTCTGAGATGGCGCTGGGGCTTCCAGAACTGACAGAACCAGGGCATAAATCCTCCCCATCCCAGGCTCAGCCAGTTCCTGGAGCCCTTTGACCttttcattaccactgagccatagaTCTGTGGGTCCACTGGCGCTCAGGATCCCTCCTTCTTTGTCTACTCCACCTTCTGCCTTGGTCCAGGTTCCGGAACACAAGGCACCCTAGCCAGGACCACTTCTGCACTCAGGCTCTGTGCTGGAACACAGGCATGCTGCCAGGCTCTGTTCTGGATCCATCAGGCTTCTGTCCTTGACCCAGATGGACCCCTGACTTCAAAGTAGAGAGAGGCTGGATTTGAGCCCTGTCCAGCTGTTGGCCTTGGCCTGAACTGGGACCAGTCTTAGATCACCACAGTTTGAACTTTCTTATCCCAGAGACACCCAATTCTAGAGCATGGTGTTCTAGACACATACGGAGCCATACTTCCTTCTGAATCTTAGCTCTAGGACATAGACCAGGGCTCTCAGCCCTTCCCTTCAGGATGGAACGAGAGCCTATATAGCCGTATTATTGCTCTAGAGTAAGTTCTAGACCCATGCTCCCACCTTCTCTAGTGATACCTGTTAAGCATGAGCTCTAGAAAGGACCCAGCTATGATTCACAAAAAACTAAGTTCTAGATGGATCAAGAACCACTTCTTGTTTTTCCTAGATAATTTTCTAAAACTCTTAGTCTTCCTGTAGAATGCTAACCTTATTTTTACACGCAGTTTCTAGTTCTTGCAGCTCAGTTGGGGTCCTGTTGGGAAACAGAGTCTGAGGAAGGGCAAAGGACTTTTGGAAGAAATCCCTGGCTCATAGTAGGGCAGCTAGGATGGGGAAGGGACCAGAACCATGGCATGATTGGACCTGTGCCTGGGTTGAGGGGACATGAACACGTAGCTACCTCAGCAGGAATTCCTTCCAGGTCCCCTTTAAAGCTGAGGTCTTTAGGGTAATAGGTCTggaataaaaaagacaaatgcgACATAGCCTTGACTCCCACCCACCCACAATGAGGAGACTCCAGTTCAGCAATAAGCCCCACCCTTCTCCCCTACAGATCAGGCTAAGGAGGGTGAGGGTCTCTTGGGTTCTAAACCTCATACACCCCCACAAGCTTCTAACTGAATAAAACTTGCTTTACCTTAGAGCTTATAACCTCAGCTGGGTTTTAGGTACCCCAAAAGGGCCTGACTagatttttctgaaaaaatgcagagagctcggggcaggCCTGAAAAAGATCAGAAGCCCATCAGTGAACTGGGACGGATACTCTGGGTGGCGACAGAGTTGGGCAGAGTAGACTGAGGAGGCACTAAAGGGAGGGGCTAGGGCTCAGAGGCAGGTTGTGTTTCCTCAGGCTCTTTTTTACTTCTGGCTTGTCCTAAGAGGGGTGGATGCTCCCCTCACCCACACAGACCCCGCTCAGGCTCCACCCATCTCCTGGCTCTGCTCCCAGGGGACCGGGTCTCTACTCCACGCTTTCTCAATTAAAGACGATTTATACAACTGAAGTGTTGTCTGTCATCTGTGGGTGGCAGGCTTTGGCAGTTGCTCGGGGCGGGATCAAGTCCCAGGGGCGGGGCGGGTGGGCTGGCGGCTGCCCCCCAATAACAGGTGCACATTCCTGGGCGCCTCGTCACTTCCCCTGCGCTGGCTGTCCTGGCGACTCACCCAGCGGACTCACTGAGCGACGCGGGCGGGCTATGACACCAGGGGCGCTGCTTCTGCTCctgctgggggtgctgggggcgCAGCTCGCCCCGGGTAAGTGTGG
Protein-coding regions in this window:
- the FGF11 gene encoding fibroblast growth factor 11 isoform X1: MAALASSLIRQKREVREPGGSRPVSAQRRVCPRGTKSLCQKQLLILLSKVRLCGGRPARTDRGPEPQLKGIVTKLFCRQGFYLQANPDGSIQGTPEDTSSFTHFNLIPVGLRVVTIQSAKLGHYMAMNAEGLLYSSPHFTAECRFKECVFENYYVLYASALYRQRRSGRAWYLGLDKEGRVMKGNRVKKTKAAAHFVPKLLEVAMYREPSLHSVPETSPSSPPAP
- the FGF11 gene encoding fibroblast growth factor 11 isoform X2: MAALASSLIRQKREVREPGGSRPVSAQRRVCPRGTKSLCQKQLLILLSKVRLCGGRPARTDRGPEPQLKGIVTKLFCRQGFYLQANPDGSIQGTPEDTSSFTHFNLIPVGLRVVTIQSAKLGHYMAMNAEGLLYSSRRSGRAWYLGLDKEGRVMKGNRVKKTKAAAHFVPKLLEVAMYREPSLHSVPETSPSSPPAP